A genomic region of Deltaproteobacteria bacterium contains the following coding sequences:
- a CDS encoding DUF4388 domain-containing protein, with protein MNFDGNLGSLFLPNLLQMLHRDGVTGILRIKHPDARLQIYFERGNIIYASGIGKEVQLVQLMAKKRLLSAEQHAVISQFIPDDQFQLGSYLLENKLLPLATWAKYTKIMVDQTLLKAFLLEDADFKFEGRAISIPDVYQVRINMMQLILDITRKVDEWNFIRKQIPDKNIVFEVCDVFEDEKKSIRFSRSEWSVLSKIDGKKTVEEIIMQCETDELTVYKILYSFISSGLIKRVENVYLNHKGDFIDYEGIIVLYIDLFRIIERTFKNEIGANFYIIYARCLDAVNQRVSQFLEGFDPFIGETRSISKNITARMAKFKNFAEGKETLLESLNRLLRTMLNAMEDVVGKRLKEATIQELMMAISFVGKYQAASDINKLVLRTLREGEE; from the coding sequence ATGAACTTCGACGGAAACCTGGGGAGCCTGTTTCTTCCCAACCTTTTGCAGATGCTCCACCGTGATGGAGTAACCGGGATTTTGAGGATCAAACACCCGGATGCCCGTTTGCAGATCTATTTTGAACGCGGCAATATCATTTACGCTTCGGGAATCGGCAAAGAAGTCCAGCTTGTCCAACTCATGGCGAAGAAGCGTCTTCTTTCCGCCGAGCAGCATGCGGTGATCAGCCAATTCATTCCGGACGATCAGTTTCAACTCGGTTCATACCTGCTTGAAAACAAACTCCTGCCGCTTGCGACTTGGGCGAAATACACCAAGATCATGGTGGATCAGACCCTCTTGAAAGCCTTTCTCCTGGAAGATGCGGACTTCAAGTTCGAAGGAAGAGCCATTTCCATCCCCGACGTATATCAAGTCCGGATCAATATGATGCAGCTGATTCTCGACATTACCCGCAAAGTCGACGAGTGGAATTTCATTCGGAAGCAAATTCCGGATAAGAACATCGTCTTTGAAGTATGTGATGTTTTCGAGGATGAAAAGAAAAGTATTCGATTTAGTCGATCGGAATGGTCTGTTCTGTCTAAGATCGATGGCAAGAAAACGGTAGAAGAGATCATAATGCAGTGTGAGACCGACGAACTTACAGTGTATAAGATATTGTACTCTTTCATTTCATCCGGACTCATTAAGCGTGTGGAAAACGTCTATCTCAATCATAAAGGCGACTTTATCGACTATGAAGGCATTATAGTTCTCTATATAGATCTATTCCGTATTATAGAGCGAACTTTTAAGAATGAAATAGGCGCCAATTTCTACATCATATACGCTCGCTGTCTTGATGCCGTGAATCAGAGGGTTTCTCAATTCCTGGAGGGATTCGATCCATTCATTGGAGAGACGAGATCGATATCGAAGAACATTACAGCCCGGATGGCCAAGTTCAAGAATTTCGCGGAGGGCAAAGAGACGCTTCTGGAGAGTTTGAATCGGTTACTCCGCACCATGCTTAACGCGATGGAGGACGTGGTCGGGAAAAGACTCAAGGAAGCCACCATACAGGAACTGATGATGGCGATTTCCTTTGTGGGGAAATATCAGGCGGCCTCGGATATCAACAAGCTCGTGCTGAGGACGCTTAGGGAGGGCGAGGAGTGA